GGGAGCGGGCACTCCCGGCACGGCGCTGCCCGGCGTGACTCAGCCCCATGTGCCCGCCCGCAGCGCCGAGCGCCTCCGCCCTGCCCCTACCTGCTGGCTGCCCTCGGCCGCCGCGCTCCGCGGCAccgcgctgccccccgccgccgccgggacGGCGCACGACATCCCGCCGGCTGCGGAGCCGCCCCGGGGCGCCGCTGGGCTgccccggcccgcggcgggtgggagggagagcagggcagggcagggcagggcaggccgGGGCGGGGCAGCccaggggccggggccgcgccgcaCCGCCCCGGGCCACCGCGGCACCTGGCaccccccggggccgggggcggagCTGCCTCCCGCCGCGGGAGCGCCGCCGCCCGCATGGCCGGCACGTGGCCCGCCCGGACCCCCCGGGACCgagccccgccgcgccgcggaCTCAGCGCAGCCCCCGGGAGCCGGGGGAAAGCCCGCACCCCCCGGGGCGCGGCGCTGCCGGGCAGGAACCGCCTGAAAATCCCCGGgagagccccagccccggggtcCGGCTGTGCCCGGCGCCCCTCCGGGCGGCCCAGCCGCCGCTTTCACTCGCAGAAATACCCGCCCCGCagtttcccttctccccagatTCCCTCCCGGCGGCAGGgcgggccgccccccgcagcccccggcccgcccgcagcccccggcccgctcACCCCCGGCCGCTCCTGCCCGCCGCGCTCCTGCGGCATCGGCGCTCGGCAGCGGGTGAGCTGCGGAGAAGCGGCAGCCGGCTCAGCCCGGAGTGGCGGGCGGGAGGGCACGGCACCGGTGCCGGGATAAAGCGATTTTCACTTTCGCTACTCGCCCTGTTCCTTTAAATAATAAGGAAATGCCGCGGGCTTCTTGTAAAGGAGAAGCCAGACAAGACTGCTGAAAACACAGTTGCTGCAGACAAAAATCTCTCTGTTCCACTATTCCGTCGAGAGTATTTTAAACAAGCTGAACAATGTTTCTTTTAGCCCTCCACACACTTTCCTGACATTCGAATTGAGCCGTTGCCTCGGCCCTGTGCTCTGAAGGAAGGGAAGGTGTTTGCACCGGCAGGTACTTCAGCATCCTtgctctgccacagctgcaTTTATACACCGTACCGGTGCACGCCCCAGGCTGTGCTCAGTCACGGGGCAAACACGTGGCCATGCGAGGAGGGTTAAGTGCCCCCAAACCCTAGGGCAAGCAGTCATAAAGCCCCAGGTATCTTAATAAATTAGATACTTCCCTGTTTTTCGGGTTTCCCCAGAAGTTTGAGTCATCCAGCTTAGATGGAGATGAGGTTACAAAGTTCGCAAGCTGAGTAAATATAGACTATCCTTTCAGGAAGATCTGGCTAACAGTTTGTGCTGAAGGTGGAAGAACCGTACTGCTCAGGAGTCCAAGAGAAACTGCAGTCTGCACGCTGCCACAGGTTTCCTGGAAGGCTCTGGGACCATCAGCATTACTGAAAAACCCAAGCAGGACTTCCCCATGGCAAGCGCTTCTCGCCAGTTGTTCCACCTCAAAGCAGCTTCTGCCTTCATCTTCCAGGCTACCCACACCTTTGCCTTTACACTTTCTCAGTAGCTGCCCCGACCCCAGAGGACCGAGTACCTTTGAGCTTTCCCCACTCCAACGGCCACAGGGACCTACAACTTGGATGGGGCACCCTCACCAAAGCGCCCAGACCTCACCCGGGTCCCCAGACTGCGCTTGGCCTCCCCGAGCATCTTACAGGATGTTCCCAGTCCCCtggtttctttaaaagcagccttgcttctcccttcctccaccATCCAACAAGACGCTTACCAAGGGGATGCTCATGGAGGTGGCAGAAGGCGTGGGTTCAGTGCTGTTCTCCAGCTGAGGGGATCCAAACCAACGTGACCCAGAAGGCAGCCCTAGCCGCCAGGCAGTGAGCGATTAGAGGGGGAATTGCTCACAACCGCTCCTCTGAAACAGTCCAATCTTGTGTTAACAACACATCACGCTGTTGAAGATAACGGAGTAGAAATATAGGCACGTGCAGACTTAGTTGGGACCACTGCTTAGAAAGAGCAtgctgggctctgtgctgcctttttGGCTTTAGCACAGCTGAAATGAACAGGACTAGAAGCCGGTATTTTCATAAGCTCAGGGACCAGGTATATTCTCTTGTAATAAAATCTATGAACTGTGCAGACAAAATACCTCAACATCCCTTCAGAGTGACCTGTGGGAAACAAAGTCCTCTTCCACAGAGGGACTTCGAATTAACCCCACAGGAAGCTCTCACACCGTTCCAGGAGCAATGCTGCCGCTACTGGCAACTGCACAAGCAGGCTATCTAACAGCATCAAGTCCTGAGCAGCTTACTAAGAATTTATTAGTACTGAATAAATACCTACTTCATTGAATaattcccagcagctgcagagtaAGGTTTCCAGGATCCCAAGGCATGCAACAAGTCACGGGACAGTCCCCTTGAGCCTGAATACAGCCTGCTCACGTTCAAAGTggcaaaggaaattaaaagtcAAAATTTGCTTGTGGGAATGAGTTTCTGCTTAGTATTAAAACTATCTCTGGTACATCTGTAGAAATGCCTACACAGTAATTCCAGGTAACGCAGCAGTAAAGGCAGAATGTTTCTACGCAGGAGATAAAACAAGCCCAGAAAGCAGTCTAGGCAGCTGAGTTTACATTTTATAATGGCAGTTTATCTGTTATTTTCGTCTGCACTGAAGCAGCCTACACACATGCAACTAGTCGCTGTACGCAGCTTAGCACAGTACGGCCCTTCTGAAGAATGGTATGTGTCAGAACTGGGCTTCAGAGCACCAGCGCACCCAAGCTTCCAGACATCGGTGTCCACGTGAAGATTTCTAGAAGAGGAGCTTCCCTGCATGCTGTTCATAATCCCCTTTGTTCAGAAACTACATGCAGCAACAGTATGTGTACAGACTGCTCCAATTTGCAAGTTTTTCTTGCGTAGGGATGGCCCACCCTCAAGTGATATGCACGTTGCTGACAGTACATGCTAACAAGCAGTGAGATGTTCCATCTCACCCCAAAAAGCCAAGAAATTCAAGCTTGGTTTGCACATGTTCCCAAGTATCAGTCACAATTGAGCTGTCTTACAAAATTCAAAGGCTATATAAAGAAAAACTACCAGACATTTCTTGATGCAATACCAATTCGCCCcaagttaaaaataagaagtttgGATGTTGTGACATTTCAGTAGAAGACACTTAAGACACTTGTCTTGCATAACACTGCTGATTTCTATGAAAAGTTAACTGAAGGACAAAAGGCTACGAGAATGGGAAAACCAAGgtatttcatgtatttctggGAAGAACAGATCCCACGCACAGACAGCTGCAGGTATCACTTACTGAAgagtttttaaataataatttgaaaaacagctgaaCATTCATGTGTTGAGTTTAGCTCATCACAGAACTTGCACTTAAAGGGAGGTCATCTGACACCTTCCATTGCTGCTTGGCCAAAAGCAGCCATTACAGATTTGTGAATTCATAGTTTATCTGCTGCACTTGgaatcttgttttctttatccTTCTTTACACTGTTTATTTGGCCAGCATTGCCagatgcatttgttttcttttcccacccaGCTGTAGTTGAAACGAGGGCTACGGAACAAGGCCCAACTGCCCTAGCTCAGGGCATCCGTTCCCACTTCCTTCAGACCCTGGGCAGACCAGCTACCCCGCAATCTCTTAACGCTAACACGCACTGTACGGTGAATTCATTAATTGGCTTATTAAGTCTTAATCCATAGTGCTCTCTCTCCTTATTTCCCAAGGCATTTGTGCTACCTTGGCCATTTTTGACAGGACCTCTTCAAAGAGATGTGCCTGTTCCTAGCTATTTTCTGTACTTGTCTATCATTatttgcagagaagaaagggaaatctTCCCATTAACACAGTAAACACTTAAATACTATAATGGTAGCCATGTGAAACTTTGCAGGGCTCATCTTAAGTCTAGGAACACTCAGAGAGTATCAGTGAATCCTGGTGAAGCAAGCCACAGTTGGGATTTTCAGCGCAACCGTTCCAGTCACACGTTCCATGGCTTTGCAGCTCCCGTCCCTCTCACATCCTGTCCTCTCTTACATTAGATGCTTTGTAGCCCTGGGATTAACAACAGTTGTAAGTTCAAAGGCAGTAAATGGAAGCACTTCAGTTACTCGAGCCAGAATTTAACACAGATGTCTTCTGAAGTACATTCACTGTTCAGTCACCACCTATTCCAAGATTAGAACGGATAACATTATCTGAAACCTTAATCTTCCTGGACTGATTTAAATTAGTTCATAAAAAAACACACGTCAGTATAGAAgagaaattggaaaaaatatttacacacaATATACAAAGTCTCAGTATAGATGCTCACCTTTACAAAATAAACGATGCTAAAATCTGtcacattttcttgaaaattttcagTCTCTTAGACATTAAGTTGGACCTATCTTCTTACAACAGTCCATTGCATTAATGAAGCTTCTAAAAAGCCCCTCCATTTTCTGTGTGAGAAATACATTACATAAGTATTTACTGCACGCACATGCAATGATAAACCAGAGTTATGAATGGTTAAGACACAAGGCTCAATTTAGTAATACTGTGCAATCGTCTAGGTACTAAtgtgtaaagggaaaaaaaaaaaaaaaaagaaaggcagctaGCTCAACTTCATACCATTTACTGGCAGCCTATACTGATCTTTAAAGTTTAGTCAAACATCACAAATGCATACATGACCCAGTCAAGATCTTGTAATATGTAGCAATGTTGTCCAGGAAACCCCCAGACTGCATAATTGGATTACATGAAATGAAACAAGAGATGGTAAGATGTGGATGGTCGAATCCTTGTTCAGAAAAGTACACTGTAAGTAAACACATACAATTACTAAAAATCCAAGTTTGAACAAACACAACTATAAATAAGCCCAGCTGACCCAAATTCAGGAAAGATGGAATAGCAGGGACCAATGTCAGATTTGTGCATGGATTTTCTAAAAACCATAACACTGTATCAAATCTGATGTTTTCAACATGTTCCAATGtgaatttctttattaattatttaaaaaatagccaCTTGACTTGGTAATAAATGAGGGTGCATTAGGAGAACCAGACACTCTCCAGCCTCTTCAGAGACATGCTTAATGTAAATTAGCACTCAGTGGTTTACTAAAAGACCGCCCACATACATAAAGCATGCGCACAAACTCTGAGAAGCATGAGAACTCAAGCTACAtgctgtaaaaaacaaaaaatgagacTTAATCACCAAATATACTTGCTGAATATTGGATGCTACTGGTATGTGTAGGCTCATATACCATCAGTGTGccagtaaaaacagaaatatttagaagtaTCGAAGGCTAAATAATTAGCTTCCATGTATAGCACTGAATTGGAGAGGAGgcaaagttttaagaaaaaaagactgaaagcaCCGAACAGGAGTACGACGCATATTCCAACCTGAAAATACTAAATGAGAAGTTCATGTCCTGAAAGTAATCTTCCTCTGTCGAAGTGGGTAGCGTCTTCTTTCCGATGGAtctgcaactttttttctttttagcaaaaCATAGGGATTTTTACTGGTAAGAGTGTCTGCTGGTGTGACTTCTCCTGGTGATACAAAACTTTGGACGTTATTATCCTCCTTTGCCTTGCAGCCAGCAAAGACTTCATGCCGCAGCTTGCAGAGTTCCAAGATTGGTTGCCAAGTTAACGCTTGGGAAAAACCTTCTGCTCTTTCTATTAGCACTGGGAgagactgcaaaaataaatgcaactaTCTCAAGTTACATGGGAAAAGTAATGGTTACAATGAATGAAATATGTTAACTTGATTCTGACAGGCACAAAAGCTTCAATGTTTGCAGAGACGATGCTTAGCATGGCAGGTGAAGGTTGAGAACTCAGAGCTACCAGCCTACCAGTGACAAGGGTCTACACTCAGAAGCCAAGCAAGGAGTATGCCAAGTTTAAATGTTCCTTCATTACCATCTCTAAGCTGAGTAAGTATCACAGGAACACCACAGTTCATGTCTGAGCTGGTATTGGAATAATAAATGTCATATGCTATGTGAAGTTGTACAGGTCttcaaaagatgttttatttttcagatgttgcAGGTTCTACAAtctctgtaaaaatatttcctatagTCCCATCTCCCTTACTACCACATGCAGGGGAACGCTTTACAGATACAACTTCAGCAGTCCAAACCTAAAGATGTACTTGCTTCAAAAGTACAGACTTTTTTGTACATGACTAACCAAGGTGCATTAGAACTCCTGTTTTGTGACATATTATCAGACCAAGAACATAAGAAAATATCCTCATGGAGCACACAGAGATCTCACCTTCATTGTTCCGCTAATCTGTTCGGATGCCGTTTCTGTCACCTGCTTCAGATCTGCGATGTAAGCATCTACAGAAAAACATAAAGCCCAAATAAACTTCTGCAACGTAACTCCCCCCAGTATTTGCTATCAACTTCTTAGAAACTGGACAGAAAAGCAGTAGAGTCCCTGTGTAAAACTTAAACATACAAAACATCCCTTTCACTATAGCATTGAGGACAACAGCTTGTATGTTTTATCTCACTGTTACTACTCTTTATGTAGTAAAGTCCAGCAGTAGTAGGGTCCAGCAGTCTCAACTACAGCAAGCCATAAAGTTCTTCACTAGAAAATCTACAGCTTATACAAAACAGGAGACACAGAGTATTTGtcataaaggaagaaaacagttataaaaaaacacatgaaagcagcagaataaaCAGAACTGTGGAGAAAACGAGATGAAGGAAACCCAttttaaagagaggaaaaaagtaatcttaCAACTCCAGCAAGTCTGCTTTGACAATAAAGGTTATGTTTTTCTCCTGGCTTAACTTACCAAGCATTAACaccaagaataaaaaataagcaagtgTAAACAACATGAACTCTATTAATTCTGCTGgtttaataagaaaagaaagaaaaagcagctttcaggagCACTGAAgcaggcagcctgtgcagaACACTGGGAGAAAATGGCATATATTTGATTGCAGTAGCAATATAATAAGATCATCAACACAATTTAAGTTTCTGACAATTGATTTACAAGCAGTAGTAATTCTTTACTCAAGAGTTAAACTCTAAAGttgttataaaaatgttttgcatgtCTTCTGCCATTCTGTCTGCAATGCTACACAACcaatagcaacaacaaaaaataaaatcagcagaTAAACATCATGCTCTTGGGAACTAAGCAGCCTCACCTCCACTATTATGATTTTTCTGTAGGGTTTCACCAGTGCCTGCAGTAGGATGCAAAGTTAGATGGTGCACACACGCCTCAAACCCTTTCAGAGTTAAACACAGCATTCTGCTTTCAAAGTCTATCTCATTAGCGCTACTGAAAATCTAAGTCAGTCACTGTATTCTAGTGCAGGGTGACAGTGATCCTCTGCTGAAATGTAGCAAACAGCAAGAGACGGTGTTTTATTAAATCGTCTGTCTGCATGCCCAGTGTGCTGATCAGACACGGTTTAGGAACATACAATCCACGTAAGAACATGGATGCTAAAATGCCCCATCATTCAGTTTGGAAGAACAGTCCAAGAGCAGCCTCTTTAAACACACCACAGAGGCCTATGAATGGACATTCTCTAAAAGAAGGGTATGTCCACAGTGAAGCATTCTTACAACAGAGTATTGGGATTGGAAGACCAGTGACCCTATGAAACAGTAAGGAAGGAGttaagtaaaagtaaaaataaatacttggaTTAGTCCAGTTATACAGAAAGACTGACACACAGTTAAGTGAAATTTGCCTGCAGGAGTTCAGATTAATATGGACAGCATTATATTCCTCAGTGTTCAAGGCTTCCCAAAACATAGGGAAATGAAATAAGGAAACGAAAGGTATTGAGTAATCGAAACATTTTTGGTTTCTGGCCACTGTACTTGCTAAACTGGGATACATAAACTTCCCAAAGACTACATAATACTAAAATTCAGCACAAACCCTATGCTGCTATCTTGCCTAGGACTTTGCTGTTACCAAACCTAAAAACACAATACCCTAGTGTAAGCTGTTACTAACTTACAAGTAGTTGATTTGCATCAGAAAAGCATAGATCTGGACACTAGAAACCAAAAGTAACTCAGACAAACTGACGCTCTTTACTGCTCCTGTtagctgctttgctgcacagGCTGGCATTTCTGGAAGCAATGTCTCCTGTTTacaaagaggaaataaatgatGTCTAGAGCAAGTCAGATCAACAGGGTAAGAATCGGAACATTAAGCTCAGCTTCTCAAACTTCTAACACCACCGCCTGTTACACCAGCTTTACATCATGGTCTGTAATCCATAGTAAGGGTTCTGCAACCACGCTTTTCAGCTTACAACAGCATTGGTAAATTGTGTCATTATTCAATACTTAATAACAGGCAAGACAAAACTTTCAATTTCTTAAGGCCAGCCTCAAAAAAGCACATCCCAATCATCAACTGCAAAATACAGAGCCTTATTCCAAGGAGTCTGTATACGGAATCTTTCCAAAGCATGAGGCAACCTTATGAtattgtttgctgttttgtttcttcatcaaCCCTTACAAGTGACACAGGCAGGATAAAATTTGATGTCTACTTTGCAAGTTAGGAGAGTCAATGCTGCCAtcactaagcaccacacaacTGCTTTCAATTCCCTGAAGAAACTAACTGATTAGGAAGAGAGACTGAAGCATTTCTAGTATTCAtgtaaaagaaacacaagaatgGTCAAAGTATAATGTCAGCAATCCATCTAGTTCCCCATCTGACCTCCACCAGCGGTGAAGGAAAGTAGTAAGAAAACCTCTTGAGGGTAGGCCTGTGGCAATTTCTACCCAATACACACAGAACAGGAGCTTTTGCCTTTAAGTACAGTGTCTAACAGCAGGTAGTACTTAGAACAAGAGAAAAGGACACAATAAACTGATGCAGCAATACATTCAGTTATGACAGACTTCTGGCTATTTTAGTTAATTATTTAAACAGtcaataattttaaacaagtttaaagaaggaaaacttaaaCATTTACAGCTAGCCAGTATGGTAGGCAGTGTTTCCTCAGACAATTGCCCTCCCCACAAAATCTTTACCTTGAGAAGGCtgtgatcttatcttttctgGTGTTACGACAGGCTGGTAGAGCTTCTGCatattcaaaaaaagaaaaattctgaaacatCCTTATATGATTTAATAGATCTCTTGAAATACACATAGCAGAGCAATTGAGAAAGGCTAATACAAGGAGATGGTGTTGGAATTATTTAGATAAACAATGTTTCAGAAGTACAGCTTATAGATACTCAGTTACTGCAAATAGTGTTCTGGTTAACACAGTTAAGTTCACTGCAAACACATCTCCAaaacctgctttgctttgcagaattCTAATTATTAAAGCATGAGAACTGAAATCCAGGCATTTTGGAAGAAGCATTGCCACCTGCTGCACAACCgaggaaaaaagagcagctCTGGCTTTTAAAGAGCCATTCACAAAACCAGTACCCCTTCACAGAAGAGCAAATTCAAACAAAGGGTATATTAAGacaaaaagctaagaaaaagaaaa
Above is a genomic segment from Falco naumanni isolate bFalNau1 chromosome 12, bFalNau1.pat, whole genome shotgun sequence containing:
- the LOC121096141 gene encoding kinetochore-associated protein NSL1 homolog isoform X2; translated protein: MAASPVPPPSPAAARDPRVQCCSRRGLGEVMALCAPFVRALAQGQPGGDAAVGDALGSFETAVRENVTINGQPWEVTLDDSLLQSGSNIKILEDQFDELIVETAAKRKQWPKKILVHAVQTMKAEQEMLKLYQPVVTPEKIRSQPSQDAYIADLKQVTETASEQISGTMKSLPVLIERAEGFSQALTWQPILELCKLRHEVFAGCKAKEDNNVQSFVSPGEVTPADTLTSKNPYVLLKRKKVADPSERRRYPLRQRKITFRT